In one Alphaproteobacteria bacterium genomic region, the following are encoded:
- a CDS encoding ATP-binding protein gives MNRKGDETADQNETAQAGSPPQERSNILVLMGGADWAAVRAAGVSKFRTQADNWTVFVLEGWTRDSLATTLSRRDTSVRAERAGATVLTGDYSDLQDYVAEGDESRTSILAVHDEGILSRYQLRMLLARMRRSFSDAKISSARLPVSQSLGLTASWDDDGNIATKLLGIVGVVAAFSGATYGINLWENIAPPSITMLLAVLISAVLFGRWAGIVAACLGAIVLNLVFIWPLWVFEISDARSLMTLFIFLGVGGLMSFIVGRSTDRAIAARDRQVTASLLFGAARRMAEANNESDVAKALGDEFGQQLGFRLAVITGANDPDHVERQLTEQGIEFMLSDLQAAVFACQTSEPTGVGTSFSDYVLNYYEPIATGPENALLVVSGAEETTLRQSGFRVLMESLSDLIGLTLSRIKAREALHTVRLQSEAEQSRSAVLAAMSHDFRTPLSTILGTASSLQQFRSTYSDETIDELLGNIVSGAERLDKFVRKILDQTRLQAKLEIEDSDFVDMTDVVDTACETLNQKLLNYQVEVRAPDVVPLIRGDAALLEHLVQNLLENAMKYSKPKSTITIDFKATGSTLSIAISDQGIGLTKEQCVSIFDPFYQVHAGEVRSDGIGLGLSICTEVARLHKGSLRAESGGLGHGTTFTIDLPIENVVDIDGANDHAQSA, from the coding sequence TTGAACCGCAAAGGCGATGAGACCGCGGACCAGAACGAGACCGCGCAAGCGGGATCGCCCCCGCAAGAGCGATCAAACATTCTTGTGCTGATGGGCGGCGCGGACTGGGCCGCCGTGCGCGCAGCGGGCGTTTCAAAATTTCGAACCCAGGCAGACAACTGGACGGTTTTCGTCTTGGAGGGCTGGACCCGGGACAGTCTGGCGACCACGCTCTCCCGGCGCGACACGTCCGTGCGGGCGGAACGGGCCGGTGCGACTGTCCTGACCGGCGATTACAGCGATCTTCAGGACTATGTGGCCGAGGGCGATGAATCCCGGACCAGCATACTGGCGGTTCATGACGAGGGTATTCTGTCCCGCTATCAGCTGCGCATGCTGTTGGCGCGCATGCGGCGCTCGTTCAGTGACGCCAAGATTTCCTCGGCCCGACTGCCGGTTTCCCAGTCTCTCGGCCTGACTGCCAGTTGGGACGACGACGGAAACATCGCGACGAAGCTGCTCGGCATTGTCGGGGTGGTGGCCGCCTTCTCGGGTGCGACATATGGCATAAACCTCTGGGAGAATATCGCTCCCCCCTCGATCACGATGCTTCTGGCGGTTCTGATATCCGCCGTACTTTTCGGACGCTGGGCGGGGATCGTCGCGGCGTGCCTCGGCGCCATCGTCTTGAACCTCGTCTTCATCTGGCCGCTATGGGTCTTCGAGATCTCGGACGCACGCAGCCTGATGACACTGTTCATTTTCCTGGGTGTCGGCGGTCTGATGAGTTTCATCGTCGGGCGTTCGACCGATCGCGCGATTGCCGCCCGCGACAGGCAGGTCACCGCATCGCTTCTCTTCGGCGCGGCCCGGCGTATGGCCGAAGCGAACAACGAGTCGGACGTTGCAAAGGCATTGGGGGATGAGTTCGGCCAGCAACTGGGTTTCCGTCTGGCGGTCATCACTGGCGCCAACGATCCCGATCATGTCGAGCGACAATTGACCGAGCAGGGCATTGAATTCATGCTAAGCGACCTGCAGGCCGCCGTCTTTGCCTGCCAGACATCCGAACCCACCGGTGTCGGGACATCGTTCTCTGACTATGTTCTGAACTATTACGAGCCGATTGCGACAGGTCCCGAGAACGCGCTGCTGGTCGTGTCAGGCGCAGAAGAAACGACGCTGCGGCAGAGCGGCTTCCGGGTCCTGATGGAAAGTCTGTCCGATCTGATCGGTCTGACCTTGTCTCGGATTAAGGCCCGTGAGGCCCTGCATACCGTGCGCCTGCAGTCCGAAGCGGAACAGTCCCGCAGTGCCGTGCTGGCGGCGATGTCCCACGACTTCCGAACACCGCTGTCCACCATTCTGGGCACGGCATCCAGCCTGCAGCAGTTCCGGTCGACCTATTCGGATGAAACGATCGACGAACTGCTCGGAAACATCGTTTCCGGTGCAGAGCGACTGGACAAGTTCGTTCGCAAGATCCTCGACCAGACGCGCCTGCAGGCAAAGCTGGAAATCGAAGATTCGGACTTCGTCGACATGACCGATGTCGTCGATACCGCCTGCGAGACCCTGAACCAGAAACTGCTGAACTATCAGGTCGAGGTCCGCGCGCCGGACGTCGTGCCGCTGATCCGGGGCGATGCCGCGCTTCTGGAGCATCTGGTCCAGAACCTTCTTGAAAACGCGATGAAGTATTCCAAGCCGAAATCGACCATCACCATCGACTTCAAGGCGACGGGATCCACCCTGTCGATCGCAATCAGCGACCAGGGCATCGGATTGACGAAGGAGCAATGCGTTTCGATCTTCGACCCGTTCTACCAGGTGCATGCCGGCGAGGTACGGTCGGACGGAATCGGGCTCGGCCTGTCCATCTGCACCGAAGTCGCGCGCCTGCACAAAGGTTCGCTGCGCGCTGAGAGTGGTGGACTCGGGCATGGCACCACCTTTACAATCGACCTTCCCATTGAAAACGTCGTCGATATCGACGGAGCGAACGACCACGCACAATCGGCATGA
- a CDS encoding response regulator transcription factor, translating into MKVLVVDDEAQIRRFLNVSLKAQGYEVYEAGDCQGAVREFTTASPDAVILDLGLPDGDGLDVVKTVRSIASTPIIVLSARHDETQKVLALDAGANDYVTKPFGMPELLARLRRLIRDMSEVEAQFSGSTLTNGPIRIDVSSRSVYIRDRYVRLTKKEFDILLMLTRHAGKVLTHQQILGECWGPAYVEEKQYLRIYIKNLRDKIGDSGSDPELLLTEPGVGYRLVSDSENGSDLPAPGAETA; encoded by the coding sequence ATGAAGGTTCTTGTAGTAGATGACGAGGCGCAGATTCGACGTTTCCTGAACGTCAGTCTGAAGGCCCAGGGGTATGAGGTTTATGAGGCCGGGGACTGTCAGGGGGCGGTTCGCGAGTTCACGACGGCGTCGCCCGACGCCGTTATCCTCGACCTCGGGCTACCGGACGGCGACGGTCTGGACGTTGTCAAAACCGTGCGATCCATCGCGTCCACCCCGATCATCGTCCTATCCGCACGCCATGATGAAACCCAGAAGGTCCTGGCCCTCGACGCCGGGGCCAACGACTACGTGACCAAGCCGTTCGGCATGCCGGAGTTGCTGGCACGGCTGCGGCGACTGATCCGGGACATGTCGGAAGTCGAAGCGCAGTTTTCCGGATCCACGCTGACCAACGGTCCGATCCGGATCGATGTCTCTTCCCGCAGCGTCTATATCCGCGACAGGTATGTGCGTCTGACCAAGAAGGAATTCGACATTCTGCTGATGCTGACGCGTCACGCGGGAAAGGTTCTGACGCATCAGCAGATTCTCGGGGAATGCTGGGGACCAGCCTATGTCGAAGAGAAGCAATATCTCCGAATCTATATCAAGAATCTCCGCGACAAGATCGGCGATTCCGGATCGGACCCGGAGTTGTTGCTGACCGAGCCGGGTGTGGGATATCGGCTGGTCAGCGATTCCGAAAACGGTTCGGACCTCCCCGCCCCCGGCGCGGAGACAGCCTGA
- a CDS encoding RNA polymerase sigma factor, with translation MCDVRDNIVNEVPHIRRFALSLVGPSREFDADDLVQESVEKALKQAHTFQGGTNLRGWLFTITRNAFLSGKRRDSVKARYAREQMSADEESVDAPQNIQLMLGQTAAALKTFPRKERETLIELAVMERPQSAIARRYREPIGTVKSRLSRTRAKLRKHLGGMSAEAVSALAA, from the coding sequence ATGTGTGATGTAAGAGACAATATCGTGAATGAGGTTCCCCACATTCGTCGCTTCGCGCTGTCCCTTGTTGGGCCAAGCCGCGAGTTCGACGCCGACGACCTCGTTCAGGAAAGCGTGGAGAAGGCCTTGAAGCAGGCCCATACCTTCCAAGGCGGAACCAACCTGCGCGGCTGGCTCTTCACCATCACCCGCAACGCCTTTCTGTCGGGTAAGCGCCGCGACTCGGTCAAGGCCCGCTATGCCCGAGAGCAGATGAGTGCGGACGAGGAATCGGTCGATGCGCCGCAGAACATTCAGTTGATGCTGGGGCAGACCGCCGCCGCGCTCAAGACCTTCCCGCGGAAGGAACGTGAGACGCTGATCGAACTGGCCGTAATGGAGCGCCCGCAATCGGCGATTGCCCGACGGTACCGCGAGCCGATCGGCACGGTGAAGTCTCGCCTCAGCCGTACGCGCGCAAAACTGCGCAAGCATTTGGGAGGAATGTCGGCGGAGGCCGTTTCGGCCCTTGCCGCTTGA
- a CDS encoding FCD domain-containing protein, with the protein MGRKSSDVIVDLRAMLEDIPIGERLPTERDLARDLSCSRETVRLCLASLEKDREVWRHVGQGTFRGPRPRHLPMRDNVLVEGASPEDVMRARLLLEPQVAAEAARNADAADVALLRRRVAEGRAARDRPACEQADDAFHNALAAVSRNPILTGFLNYLSGIRRRSGWQREWDRTYRRIGAGEFLTVHSDQHERVVDAIAARKPEDAFAAMQGHLETIQQSMQGKE; encoded by the coding sequence ATGGGGCGGAAGAGTTCGGATGTCATTGTCGACCTTCGTGCGATGCTGGAGGACATCCCCATCGGTGAGCGACTGCCCACCGAGCGGGATCTGGCACGGGACCTCAGTTGCAGCCGCGAGACCGTCCGACTGTGTCTGGCATCGCTGGAGAAGGATCGTGAAGTCTGGCGTCATGTCGGTCAGGGCACGTTCCGCGGCCCGCGTCCCCGCCATCTTCCAATGCGCGACAATGTCTTGGTTGAGGGGGCGTCGCCCGAGGATGTGATGCGGGCCCGTTTGCTTCTGGAGCCGCAGGTTGCCGCGGAGGCGGCCCGGAACGCTGACGCGGCGGATGTCGCGCTGCTGAGGCGGCGGGTGGCCGAAGGGCGTGCGGCGCGGGACCGACCGGCATGTGAGCAGGCGGACGATGCGTTCCACAACGCCCTTGCGGCGGTTTCCCGGAACCCGATCCTGACCGGGTTTCTGAACTATCTCTCGGGTATTCGGCGCCGATCCGGTTGGCAGAGGGAGTGGGACCGCACCTATCGTCGGATCGGGGCGGGAGAGTTTCTGACGGTTCACAGCGACCAGCACGAACGAGTGGTCGATGCCATTGCAGCCCGCAAACCGGAAGATGCCTTTGCCGCGATGCAGGGGCACCTGGAAACCATTCAGCAAAGCATGCAGGGCAAGGAATAG
- a CDS encoding sulfite exporter TauE/SafE family protein gives MIEILILCAAGFAAGALNAVAGGGTFLSLPALIYVGVPPVTANATATVTALPGYIASAWGFREDIRSEGALGLRAILTVTVLGSIAGSFLLIATPGDAFLDIVPWLLLLATLLFATGPAMIGQFRKRSVASAGRLVSGVTVLAVAIYGGYFNGGLGIMLLAVFGLIGFTDLHGMNGLKNILSALLSLVSAVTLAAAGLVAWEHAVLMALCATVGGYLGARLSRRIVRTDLLRIFVTVVGLFMTVMFFTA, from the coding sequence GTGATCGAAATACTGATTCTTTGCGCGGCGGGATTTGCCGCTGGGGCTCTGAACGCCGTTGCGGGGGGAGGCACGTTCCTGAGCCTTCCCGCCCTGATCTATGTCGGCGTGCCGCCGGTCACGGCGAACGCCACGGCGACCGTCACGGCCCTGCCCGGTTATATCGCCAGTGCCTGGGGGTTCCGGGAAGACATTCGGTCTGAAGGCGCCCTCGGTCTCCGGGCAATCCTGACCGTCACCGTCCTGGGCAGTATTGCGGGGTCGTTTCTACTGATTGCGACTCCCGGGGACGCCTTCCTCGATATTGTTCCCTGGCTCCTGCTCCTGGCGACGCTCCTCTTCGCCACTGGCCCGGCCATGATTGGCCAGTTCCGGAAGCGGTCGGTTGCGTCGGCGGGCCGCCTCGTATCCGGCGTTACCGTCCTCGCGGTCGCGATCTATGGTGGATACTTCAACGGCGGCCTTGGGATCATGCTGCTGGCCGTCTTCGGCTTGATCGGATTCACCGACCTGCACGGGATGAATGGGCTCAAGAACATTCTTTCCGCGCTGCTGTCCCTGGTATCGGCGGTGACGCTTGCCGCCGCTGGTCTGGTGGCCTGGGAACACGCCGTCCTCATGGCCCTTTGCGCGACGGTGGGGGGGTATCTCGGTGCCCGCCTCAGCCGCCGCATCGTCCGAACCGATCTGCTGCGGATTTTCGTGACGGTGGTCGGACTGTTCATGACCGTCATGTTCTTTACAGCCTAG
- a CDS encoding RidA family protein: MIERIETGKRMSRIVKHNGVVYLCGQVGEGPTVADQTRDCLGRIEVLLEKAGSSPDRILQAIIWLLDMADFAEMNEVWDAWVPEGHAPARACGESRLAREDLKVEMIITAAAD, encoded by the coding sequence GTGATAGAACGCATCGAAACCGGCAAACGCATGTCCAGGATCGTGAAGCATAACGGGGTGGTTTACCTGTGCGGCCAGGTCGGGGAAGGCCCGACCGTGGCGGATCAGACCCGGGACTGCCTGGGACGGATCGAGGTCCTGCTGGAGAAGGCCGGTTCCTCGCCCGACCGCATCCTTCAGGCCATCATCTGGCTGTTGGACATGGCAGATTTCGCCGAGATGAACGAGGTGTGGGATGCCTGGGTACCGGAAGGGCATGCGCCGGCCCGGGCCTGTGGTGAATCCCGTCTGGCGCGGGAAGACCTGAAGGTCGAGATGATCATCACAGCCGCCGCCGACTGA
- a CDS encoding NAD(P)/FAD-dependent oxidoreductase, translating to MSRMMHDLIVIGAGPAGMAAAREAAGKGLSVIVLDEQTRAGGQIYRDVERAAARRGDILGSDYTDGLPLVRGLEHPSISHIPGATVWQIDDGPTVFFSVSGQARSVEGKRLLIATGALERPMPIPGWTLPGVMTAGAAQILLKQSGIVPERAVVAGSGPLLYLIAAQMVRTGTPPLALVETQTRSDFLRALRHLPGALSGWRYLLKGAKMLRQIQRAGVPRYTGATGLAVEGAGCAEALRFEAGGKQHQIEADTILLHHGVIPHVQAVRSLDIPHRWDCLQHCFNPETGPGGRTVNDTVFVAGDGAGIGGAKAAAVAGRIAALHAARDIGAVTDADIASELASLTRALRKELAVRPFLDAAYPPYREALSPGESTIICRCEEVTAGDIRRYAGLGCLGPNQTKAFGRPGMGPCQGRYCGLTVTALLSEANGISPDATGYYRIRPPIKPVTLGEIAALNEQQEMKE from the coding sequence ATGAGCCGCATGATGCATGATCTGATCGTGATCGGAGCAGGCCCGGCCGGCATGGCTGCGGCCCGAGAGGCCGCCGGGAAGGGTCTGTCGGTGATCGTTCTGGATGAGCAGACGCGGGCGGGCGGTCAGATATACCGCGATGTCGAACGCGCCGCAGCACGACGAGGCGATATACTGGGGTCGGACTATACGGATGGGCTTCCGCTCGTGCGCGGACTGGAACATCCGTCCATTAGCCATATCCCGGGGGCGACCGTCTGGCAGATTGATGATGGGCCGACTGTGTTCTTCTCGGTCTCAGGACAGGCGCGGAGCGTCGAAGGAAAGCGTTTGCTGATCGCGACCGGTGCGTTGGAGAGGCCGATGCCGATACCGGGATGGACCCTTCCCGGCGTTATGACGGCCGGTGCGGCGCAGATCCTGCTCAAGCAGTCCGGAATAGTGCCCGAACGGGCGGTCGTCGCCGGTTCCGGGCCGCTGCTTTATCTGATCGCGGCACAGATGGTGCGGACCGGGACGCCGCCGCTCGCCCTTGTCGAGACCCAGACACGGAGCGACTTTCTGCGCGCGCTCAGACACCTGCCCGGTGCCCTGTCGGGCTGGCGCTATCTGCTTAAGGGCGCAAAGATGCTGCGTCAGATTCAGCGTGCCGGCGTGCCGCGCTACACCGGTGCGACGGGGCTCGCCGTTGAAGGCGCCGGTTGCGCGGAGGCCTTACGGTTTGAGGCCGGTGGCAAACAGCATCAGATTGAGGCCGATACGATCCTGCTGCATCACGGGGTCATCCCGCATGTTCAGGCTGTACGGTCCCTGGATATTCCCCATCGGTGGGATTGTTTGCAGCACTGCTTCAATCCGGAAACCGGTCCGGGCGGGCGAACGGTCAACGACACTGTCTTCGTGGCTGGCGATGGGGCCGGGATCGGTGGAGCGAAGGCGGCCGCGGTTGCCGGCCGGATCGCCGCACTGCATGCCGCCCGGGACATCGGTGCGGTAACCGATGCCGACATTGCTTCTGAATTGGCGTCGCTGACACGGGCGTTGCGGAAGGAACTTGCGGTCCGACCGTTTCTCGACGCCGCCTATCCACCCTATCGGGAAGCGCTGTCGCCGGGAGAATCCACCATCATCTGCCGATGCGAGGAAGTGACCGCCGGCGATATTCGTCGCTATGCCGGGCTTGGCTGCCTGGGGCCCAATCAGACCAAGGCCTTCGGGCGGCCAGGCATGGGCCCCTGTCAGGGGCGGTATTGCGGTCTGACCGTAACGGCGTTGCTGAGCGAGGCGAACGGCATCTCTCCGGATGCTACCGGCTATTACAGAATCCGCCCCCCGATCAAACCCGTAACCCTGGGAGAGATCGCGGCACTGAACGAACAACAGGAGATGAAAGAGTGA
- a CDS encoding (2Fe-2S)-binding protein → MKPAFRNLDTDGRRVRVIFDGRGLSLPEGENLAASLLAAGIHTFRETPLSGAPRAPFCMMGACYDCLVEIDGVVRQACLVAVREGMTIRKPHEPHDA, encoded by the coding sequence GTGAAGCCCGCTTTTCGTAATCTGGACACCGATGGCAGACGCGTTCGTGTCATCTTCGACGGACGAGGTCTGTCATTGCCCGAAGGGGAAAACCTGGCCGCGTCGCTTCTGGCCGCCGGGATCCATACCTTTCGCGAGACTCCGCTTTCCGGCGCGCCGCGTGCCCCGTTCTGCATGATGGGGGCCTGCTACGACTGCCTGGTCGAGATTGACGGCGTCGTGCGGCAGGCCTGCCTTGTCGCCGTCCGGGAAGGGATGACGATCCGCAAACCGCATGAGCCGCATGATGCATGA
- a CDS encoding FAD-dependent oxidoreductase, producing MESDYAIIGGGVVGLSVAWGLLKRGLSVTILDGDDGSFRASRGNFGLVWVQSKGMNQPRYAQWSQQSAGAWAEYAAELADATGRDIGLRQEGGYDLHFSEEELQSTVAKYEELKRKLGGDYPYEVLGSNALRREEPNIGPSVVGAILHHQDGHANPLRLLRALAQDVRAQGGNVLVGKKVTAVDKQDLFRITCADGTEVRSRKTVLSAGLGAIDLGPRMGFKAPIRPQRGQVLITEKMPKIMSRPSLIARQVDEGGIQIGATNEEVGLNNGVTPAGLSRLASDAVQAYPILTRANLVRSWGALRILSPDGLPIYQESPEMPGAFLVTCHSGITLSAAHARFLPDWLEKTSAAPDLEVFGEARFS from the coding sequence ATGGAATCGGACTACGCCATAATCGGTGGCGGGGTGGTGGGGCTTTCTGTCGCCTGGGGGCTGCTGAAACGCGGCCTGTCGGTGACCATCCTCGACGGGGATGACGGATCCTTCCGGGCCAGCCGAGGCAATTTTGGCCTGGTCTGGGTGCAGTCGAAGGGGATGAACCAGCCGCGTTACGCCCAGTGGTCCCAGCAATCCGCCGGCGCCTGGGCCGAGTATGCAGCAGAGCTGGCCGATGCGACGGGCCGGGACATCGGTCTGCGGCAAGAGGGTGGCTACGACCTCCATTTCTCCGAAGAAGAGTTACAGAGCACTGTCGCAAAGTATGAAGAGCTTAAACGGAAGCTCGGCGGCGACTATCCGTACGAAGTTTTGGGCAGCAATGCCTTGCGCCGGGAGGAGCCGAATATCGGCCCCTCCGTGGTTGGCGCGATCCTGCACCATCAGGATGGCCATGCGAATCCGCTGCGGCTGTTGCGCGCGCTGGCTCAGGATGTGCGGGCGCAGGGCGGCAATGTTCTTGTCGGCAAAAAGGTCACCGCCGTCGACAAGCAGGACCTGTTCCGCATCACCTGTGCCGACGGGACGGAAGTCCGGTCCCGCAAGACGGTCCTGTCGGCCGGCTTGGGGGCGATCGATCTGGGGCCGCGCATGGGCTTCAAGGCACCGATCCGTCCGCAACGCGGGCAGGTTCTGATTACCGAAAAGATGCCGAAGATCATGAGCCGCCCCTCCCTGATCGCGCGTCAGGTCGACGAGGGCGGCATCCAGATCGGCGCCACAAATGAAGAGGTCGGGCTCAACAATGGCGTCACGCCAGCCGGGTTGTCGCGGCTCGCGTCGGACGCCGTTCAGGCCTATCCGATCCTGACCCGCGCCAATCTGGTACGGTCCTGGGGAGCGTTGCGCATCCTGTCGCCCGACGGTCTGCCCATCTATCAGGAAAGCCCGGAGATGCCGGGCGCCTTTCTCGTCACCTGCCACAGCGGCATCACGCTGTCCGCGGCCCATGCGCGGTTCCTGCCCGACTGGCTGGAAAAGACATCGGCCGCCCCGGATCTGGAGGTCTTCGGTGAAGCCCGCTTTTCGTAA